A section of the Microcoleus sp. FACHB-831 genome encodes:
- a CDS encoding FAD-dependent oxidoreductase, with the protein MSVDYDLVVIGGSQAARYAALAATHLQARVALVEPQQTGENWLMSGYMYSRTATHIGLVAQQVRDANQFGVHLHADSKEDSKDIGEQPKGHRLGDRVSVSIRFNEAMQYARSVVSTLEEQNSPAILSSLGVDVIVGSGEFSRKPHLAFVVNGRRLRSRAFLIATGSTPAVPEIDGLQAAGYLTPADIWRADITKPLAKNWVVIGGTPTGTEMAQTLARLGADVTLVTSRSRILAKEDPETAFLVQAQLEAEGVRVITDSPITQVRPIDSKKWVQAGNKAIETDEILLATRHLPKIEYLNLESVGVKFHPRGIHINEKLQTTNRRIYTCGDVSGGYQLAYIAEYEAKIALKNALFLPSYKIDYREIPYCIFSSPQLARIGMTEEQARTRYGKDVLVLRQYFKSVAAALMIGETTGLCKIVVRGNGEILGASIVGFQAVELIQAIALAMRHNIKVSAIADFPHISPTFSEITYQAAAEWDKQRLSHNKGLQNFLEGFFNLRRSWSK; encoded by the coding sequence GTGAGCGTTGACTATGATTTAGTGGTAATAGGAGGCTCTCAAGCTGCACGTTATGCCGCCCTAGCCGCCACCCACCTACAAGCCCGCGTTGCCCTAGTAGAACCTCAACAGACGGGGGAAAACTGGCTGATGTCGGGTTATATGTACAGCAGAACTGCAACCCATATAGGGCTAGTCGCCCAGCAGGTGCGTGACGCCAATCAATTCGGCGTTCATCTGCACGCTGACTCGAAAGAAGATTCTAAAGATATTGGCGAACAGCCCAAGGGACATAGGCTTGGCGATCGCGTGTCTGTATCAATTCGATTTAATGAGGCAATGCAGTATGCTCGCAGCGTCGTCTCTACCCTTGAAGAACAAAATTCGCCAGCTATTTTGAGTTCTTTGGGCGTTGATGTAATTGTTGGTAGTGGAGAATTTTCTCGCAAACCTCACCTTGCCTTTGTGGTTAACGGCAGACGTTTGCGATCGCGTGCCTTCCTAATAGCTACTGGCTCTACTCCAGCAGTTCCAGAAATTGATGGATTGCAAGCCGCTGGCTATCTCACACCAGCAGATATTTGGCGTGCCGATATCACCAAACCGCTTGCTAAAAATTGGGTAGTCATAGGCGGTACTCCCACTGGTACTGAAATGGCTCAAACTCTGGCGCGGCTGGGTGCTGACGTGACTCTGGTTACAAGTCGTTCGCGTATTTTAGCCAAAGAAGACCCAGAAACAGCATTCTTAGTGCAAGCGCAACTAGAAGCCGAGGGCGTCCGCGTCATCACAGATAGTCCGATTACTCAAGTTAGGCCAATTGACAGTAAAAAATGGGTTCAAGCTGGCAATAAAGCTATCGAAACAGATGAGATTTTATTAGCAACTAGACACCTGCCAAAAATTGAATATTTAAACTTGGAAAGCGTGGGGGTAAAATTTCATCCGCGTGGTATTCATATTAATGAAAAACTGCAAACTACTAACCGCCGCATTTACACTTGTGGAGATGTATCGGGTGGCTATCAGTTAGCTTATATTGCCGAGTACGAAGCTAAAATTGCTCTAAAGAATGCGCTATTTTTACCAAGTTATAAGATAGATTATCGCGAAATTCCTTATTGCATATTTTCCTCCCCGCAATTGGCACGAATAGGCATGACTGAAGAGCAAGCTAGAACCAGATATGGAAAGGATGTATTAGTTTTGCGACAATATTTTAAGTCGGTGGCAGCAGCTTTAATGATAGGAGAAACTACGGGTTTATGTAAAATTGTTGTGAGGGGTAACGGAGAGATTTTAGGGGCTTCTATTGTTGGGTTCCAAGCAGTTGAGTTAATTCAGGCGATCGCTCTTGCCATGCGCCACAACATTAAGGTGAGCGCGATCGCTGACTTTCCCCACATTTCGCCTACTTTCTCAGAAATTACCTACCAAGCTGCCGCCGAGTGGGACAAACAAAGACTCAGCCACAACAAGGGTTTACAAAACTTCCTAGAAGGTTTCTTTAACTTACGGCGGTCGTGGTCAAAGTAG
- the cobD gene encoding threonine-phosphate decarboxylase CobD, producing the protein MKRPTHGGNLAWAAALAGCSPASILDFSASINPLGPPQSAIAAIKAHLDFLRAYPDPNYYELRLALGLAHSLPPDWILPGNGSAELLTWAGWDLAKLEVTCLVTPAFGDYWRALRAFNANVIECPLDFSAEVKPILNMRFEILDQKSKIGLILNNPHNPTGFLFSKETLLPLLEQFALVVVDEAFMDFLPPDQQQSLIPLVTEFSNLAILRSLTKFYTMPGLRLGYAIAHPDRLNRWQTMRDPWPVNTLAAAAGVAVLQDKEFQQQTWDWLTPAKSQLFEGMEQLPGLRPYESAANFLLVESEHPTSQLQEKLLKHSKILIRDCLSFPELGDRYFRVAVRSVADNQRLIKGLAEILN; encoded by the coding sequence TTGAAACGGCCTACTCACGGGGGAAACTTAGCTTGGGCAGCTGCACTGGCAGGCTGTTCCCCTGCGAGTATTCTTGATTTTTCTGCCAGTATCAATCCCTTGGGTCCTCCCCAATCGGCGATCGCCGCTATAAAGGCTCACCTAGACTTTCTCAGAGCCTATCCTGACCCTAATTACTACGAGTTACGATTGGCTCTGGGGCTTGCACACTCTCTGCCGCCTGACTGGATTCTCCCAGGCAATGGGTCGGCAGAGTTATTAACTTGGGCAGGCTGGGATCTGGCAAAACTGGAGGTAACTTGTTTAGTTACCCCAGCTTTTGGCGACTACTGGCGGGCACTCCGGGCGTTCAATGCCAATGTCATAGAGTGCCCGCTTGATTTTTCGGCAGAGGTCAAGCCGATTTTAAATATGAGATTTGAAATTTTAGATCAAAAATCAAAAATCGGCCTGATCCTGAATAATCCCCACAATCCCACTGGCTTTTTGTTTTCTAAAGAGACGCTTCTGCCATTGTTAGAGCAATTTGCTCTAGTAGTTGTAGATGAAGCCTTTATGGATTTTCTGCCTCCAGATCAGCAGCAAAGCTTGATACCATTAGTGACGGAATTCAGCAATTTGGCGATACTGCGATCGCTCACTAAGTTCTACACTATGCCCGGTCTGCGGCTAGGTTACGCGATCGCTCACCCCGACCGCCTTAACCGCTGGCAAACCATGCGCGATCCCTGGCCTGTAAACACCCTAGCTGCTGCTGCTGGCGTAGCTGTATTGCAAGACAAAGAATTTCAACAACAAACCTGGGACTGGCTGACACCAGCAAAATCACAACTGTTTGAAGGCATGGAACAATTGCCAGGATTGCGACCATACGAGAGCGCCGCTAACTTCTTACTCGTTGAGTCCGAGCATCCAACTTCGCAATTGCAGGAAAAACTGCTAAAGCATAGTAAAATTCTGATCCGCGACTGTTTGAGTTTTCCCGAATTAGGCGATCGCTATTTCCGGGTTGCCGTTCGCTCTGTTGCGGATAACCAGCGCCTAATCAAAGGTTTAGCAGAAATTTTAAATTAA
- a CDS encoding HU family DNA-binding protein, with protein sequence MNKGELVDAVAQKASVTKKEADAVLTAALEAIMEAVSEGDKVTLVGFGSFESRERKAREGRNPKTGDKMEIPATKVPAFSAGKLFKEKVAPQD encoded by the coding sequence ATGAACAAGGGCGAATTAGTTGATGCCGTAGCACAAAAGGCAAGTGTTACCAAGAAAGAAGCCGACGCAGTGTTGACGGCAGCGTTGGAAGCCATTATGGAAGCTGTTTCCGAGGGCGACAAAGTTACCCTAGTAGGCTTCGGATCGTTTGAATCAAGGGAGCGCAAAGCCCGCGAGGGTCGCAACCCCAAAACTGGCGACAAGATGGAAATACCAGCAACCAAGGTTCCTGCGTTTTCTGCTGGTAAGTTGTTTAAGGAGAAGGTGGCACCACAAGACTAA
- a CDS encoding AMIN domain-containing protein yields MRQPKELGEILIGGAAIALLAMPVRAATTPVTAVRLNQTSGGIELTLEANSTEKPQIMMVSSGNDIIANVLNSELRLPSGSSFRQDNPMPGIKSVVVTQDDANSIRVLVSGATNSPSGQIMNADNKGITLTFNAVTGNQGASASKPLPGIPPAAGGGARAAGVPASGLPALTPANPTTTAQAPVEPAQIGPPTGTQTPPPAPTPGLPQPSILVPNPNITIDGNPAPPAGVAQPVAPAPPFLPRAIAPPVGDIAVSNLDSSSSVIDLGTATRVPRLVLRDAPVREVLGLLARSAGLNLAFIGGVAAGGQGAQGAPSGPGGPTISLDIENEPVQDVFNYVLRLSALQANRSGNTIFVGTQLPQAARELVTRSFRLNQATASAAAGFLSAQGAESQQVVNRTTRTTTGEGADRRTTEESLTQIIPLAANVGKGPLLLSGLSVLTDERLNSLTMVGEPRQIEIASSMLTQLDARKRQVAVNVKIVDVNLLNTDDLNTSFSFGVGKSFFTVDGGAAVVNYGGTNPPSAATAANSVTGVPVIANPFGGANVFVDPNNPIRIEGLIPGTVRVTPNNVVTEQEAQPGLVPRPFINVTNPLQAGFTNFTPATPNIITETVDPTTGVRTVTTTRGTNATLTSALPSLFQFPTRLLSRLQAQIVSGNAKILTDPTLVIQENQTASVKLTQEVITNVNVQFNDTPGGTRQTTTFEKRDAGLILQVAVGRIDDNGFITLTVNPSVSAPVQTINTGQGGAAITLLSERTLSSGQIRLRDGQTLILSGIIQDSERTTISKVPILGDIPILGALFRRTNRENRRQEVIVLLTPQVIDDSSRSTFGYNYTPSPDARQILRRGGLPVQGGNR; encoded by the coding sequence GTGAGACAGCCTAAAGAATTAGGTGAAATTTTGATTGGGGGAGCAGCGATCGCGCTGTTGGCAATGCCAGTTAGAGCGGCGACAACCCCTGTGACAGCTGTGCGCCTGAATCAGACAAGTGGAGGTATTGAACTCACCCTAGAGGCTAATTCAACAGAAAAGCCTCAGATCATGATGGTGAGTAGTGGCAATGACATAATAGCTAACGTGCTTAATAGCGAGCTACGTTTGCCTTCTGGGAGCAGCTTCCGTCAGGACAACCCCATGCCGGGGATCAAGTCGGTAGTTGTCACTCAAGATGATGCTAACAGCATTCGCGTCCTCGTCAGCGGTGCCACAAATTCTCCTTCCGGCCAGATCATGAACGCCGACAATAAGGGGATTACTTTAACATTTAATGCCGTAACCGGGAATCAAGGCGCAAGTGCCTCAAAGCCCTTGCCTGGTATACCACCTGCGGCGGGAGGCGGGGCAAGAGCCGCTGGCGTTCCCGCCAGCGGGCTACCCGCTCTAACGCCAGCAAATCCTACTACCACTGCCCAAGCGCCAGTTGAGCCAGCTCAAATTGGACCGCCAACAGGGACGCAAACGCCTCCGCCTGCACCAACCCCTGGTCTGCCTCAGCCATCCATACTTGTTCCCAATCCCAACATCACGATAGACGGCAATCCAGCACCGCCTGCTGGTGTCGCTCAGCCAGTCGCGCCAGCGCCTCCTTTCTTGCCCAGAGCGATCGCGCCACCAGTCGGTGATATAGCAGTCTCCAATCTTGATTCCTCTAGCTCTGTCATAGATTTGGGTACAGCTACTCGCGTACCCCGTCTGGTCTTACGAGATGCTCCCGTCCGAGAAGTTTTAGGGCTGCTAGCCCGTTCTGCTGGCCTCAACCTTGCATTTATCGGAGGTGTTGCTGCTGGTGGTCAGGGCGCCCAGGGTGCCCCAAGTGGACCGGGTGGGCCAACAATTTCCCTAGATATCGAAAACGAACCCGTTCAAGATGTCTTCAACTACGTCCTCCGGCTCTCTGCCTTGCAGGCAAACCGCAGCGGCAACACCATTTTTGTGGGTACTCAGCTGCCCCAAGCCGCTCGCGAGTTGGTTACGCGCAGTTTTCGCCTCAATCAGGCTACTGCAAGCGCTGCCGCAGGTTTCCTCAGCGCCCAGGGAGCCGAGTCTCAACAGGTTGTAAATCGCACGACAAGAACTACGACGGGAGAGGGTGCTGACCGCCGCACAACTGAGGAATCATTAACCCAGATCATCCCACTGGCGGCCAATGTCGGCAAAGGACCTCTACTTCTTTCCGGATTATCCGTCCTGACGGACGAGCGACTCAATTCCCTCACTATGGTTGGCGAACCGCGCCAAATTGAAATTGCTTCGTCCATGTTGACTCAGCTGGATGCCCGCAAACGCCAAGTCGCGGTGAACGTCAAGATTGTTGATGTCAACTTATTGAACACCGATGACTTAAACACTAGCTTCTCCTTCGGGGTTGGTAAGAGTTTCTTTACAGTTGACGGAGGAGCAGCGGTCGTTAATTATGGCGGTACCAATCCTCCTAGTGCAGCTACCGCGGCCAACAGTGTGACAGGCGTACCTGTCATCGCTAATCCTTTTGGCGGTGCAAACGTTTTCGTCGATCCCAACAATCCTATACGGATTGAGGGGCTGATACCGGGCACGGTCAGAGTTACTCCTAATAATGTGGTAACTGAGCAAGAGGCACAACCCGGGTTGGTTCCTAGACCTTTCATCAACGTAACTAACCCGCTACAGGCCGGTTTCACAAACTTCACTCCAGCAACGCCCAACATTATTACTGAAACTGTTGACCCCACAACTGGAGTCAGGACTGTAACTACAACGCGGGGTACAAATGCGACGCTTACGAGCGCTCTGCCATCCTTGTTCCAATTCCCGACCCGATTGCTATCTCGGTTGCAGGCGCAGATTGTCAGTGGCAATGCCAAGATTTTGACAGACCCGACTTTGGTAATCCAGGAAAACCAGACGGCAAGTGTCAAGCTGACTCAGGAAGTGATTACAAATGTCAACGTCCAGTTCAACGACACTCCTGGAGGTACCAGACAAACTACAACTTTTGAAAAAAGAGATGCTGGTTTAATCTTGCAGGTTGCTGTCGGTCGCATTGACGATAATGGCTTTATTACCCTGACGGTGAATCCCTCCGTCTCTGCTCCTGTCCAAACCATCAATACGGGTCAGGGCGGTGCCGCCATTACTTTACTATCAGAACGCACTCTATCCTCTGGGCAAATCCGTTTGCGAGATGGTCAGACGCTGATTTTGTCAGGTATTATTCAGGACTCAGAGCGAACAACTATAAGCAAGGTGCCTATTTTGGGGGATATACCCATTCTTGGCGCTCTATTTAGACGAACTAACCGGGAGAATCGGCGACAAGAGGTGATTGTGTTGCTGACGCCTCAGGTTATTGATGACTCGTCTCGTTCCACGTTTGGCTATAATTACACGCCGAGTCCAGATGCACGCCAAATTCTGCGACGCGGAGGTTTACCCGTTCAAGGCGGAAATCGCTAA
- a CDS encoding pilus assembly protein — translation MTYADEFSPLEEGGEDSASPYPTMFGITFTPMIGGVLFAVLGLGGAIYLLLNYVQPAWDSYQQLQTKVTEKKSQIQQENDIKKKYEEANVKLAEAKRQKKDVLALFSNEKTLDTLLLDVNRFVDGTQGQLIRFQPNDQQAGNTANNDVKNVITDSSLGAEVNGKLKRKSFDVELEGTFDQIQSTMRSIERLPLLLSVKDFKAELGGTKPQKFMVDQQGKAVIVNQPTIRANFKLNALLPLTEQEAAAAQAAAAQPKK, via the coding sequence ATGACATACGCTGACGAGTTTAGTCCCCTTGAAGAAGGCGGAGAAGATAGCGCGTCTCCTTATCCCACTATGTTTGGCATTACATTCACGCCAATGATTGGTGGCGTTCTCTTCGCGGTTCTAGGTCTGGGAGGAGCTATCTATTTACTGCTAAATTATGTGCAGCCTGCGTGGGATAGTTACCAGCAACTACAAACAAAAGTAACAGAGAAGAAAAGCCAAATTCAACAAGAAAATGACATAAAGAAAAAGTATGAGGAGGCTAATGTTAAGCTAGCGGAGGCGAAAAGACAAAAAAAAGATGTACTGGCTTTGTTCTCTAATGAGAAAACGCTGGACACTTTGTTATTGGATGTCAATCGTTTCGTTGATGGCACGCAGGGACAGTTGATAAGATTTCAGCCTAATGACCAACAGGCTGGCAATACTGCCAATAATGATGTAAAAAATGTGATAACTGATAGTTCGCTGGGTGCGGAGGTGAACGGCAAACTAAAACGTAAATCTTTCGATGTAGAGTTAGAGGGTACATTTGACCAAATACAGTCAACTATGCGAAGTATTGAACGCTTGCCGTTGCTGTTGAGCGTTAAAGACTTCAAAGCAGAGTTGGGTGGAACTAAACCTCAGAAATTTATGGTTGACCAGCAAGGAAAGGCGGTGATAGTTAACCAACCGACGATCCGAGCCAATTTTAAGCTGAATGCGTTGTTGCCGCTGACAGAACAGGAAGCAGCAGCAGCGCAAGCGGCGGCGGCGCAACCCAAAAAGTAA
- a CDS encoding PilN domain-containing protein, with protein MYSLDVNFLKDRPDFVNERSNKPKKEKTPIGTMVPLIAGVAVGLLLPGAVGGLLWYLNQQTAQLEQEGSQLDTQLASQTQKQNEIKSITQQTTTIQGETQALASVFNQIKPWSAMLQEVRDRIPPGVQIKTIVQTEQAAPAPAATPAPNAQAQTTPLPIANLEISGTARSFNDVNDFLLTLQRSSFLKKDSTQLVSASLVANPTTLELPKTQAQAANVKIELPKVVEYKIQTSLTDVPSSELVRELDRKGAVGIVSRIRNLQTKGVIQP; from the coding sequence ATGTATAGCTTAGATGTTAATTTTCTTAAAGATCGCCCTGATTTTGTAAACGAGCGGTCTAACAAGCCCAAGAAAGAAAAAACTCCAATCGGGACGATGGTTCCCCTAATTGCAGGGGTAGCAGTTGGCCTGCTCTTGCCAGGTGCAGTTGGCGGCTTGTTGTGGTATTTAAATCAGCAAACTGCCCAATTGGAGCAAGAAGGATCGCAGCTAGACACACAGCTAGCTAGCCAAACACAAAAACAGAATGAAATAAAAAGCATCACCCAACAGACCACCACCATTCAAGGGGAAACCCAAGCGCTAGCCAGCGTTTTCAATCAAATTAAGCCTTGGTCAGCTATGTTGCAAGAGGTGCGCGATCGCATTCCTCCAGGGGTGCAAATTAAAACCATTGTACAGACTGAGCAGGCTGCACCAGCACCTGCTGCTACACCCGCCCCTAATGCTCAAGCCCAAACTACGCCACTACCTATAGCTAATCTTGAAATTTCAGGAACAGCACGCTCCTTCAACGATGTAAACGACTTTCTGTTGACGCTTCAGCGGTCTTCTTTCTTAAAAAAAGACTCAACCCAGTTAGTAAGTGCTAGTTTGGTTGCCAACCCCACTACTTTGGAACTTCCTAAGACCCAAGCACAAGCGGCGAATGTGAAGATCGAATTGCCAAAAGTGGTGGAGTACAAGATTCAAACAAGCCTTACTGATGTACCTAGTTCAGAGTTAGTTCGAGAGTTAGATCGCAAGGGTGCCGTGGGTATTGTATCTAGGATAAGAAACCTTCAGACCAAAGGAGTTATTCAACCATGA
- the pilM gene encoding type IV pilus assembly protein PilM — protein MLNRLKGLDFKSVFAKRTKGIGIELAPERINIAQLRKHGQGFKLTAMHSTEVPEGIFQEGQIADAPALAEMIQAAMAETKIKADSVATAVPMRESVIRIIPVPAELDDRELREMVLNHEAGLYLPYPREEVDLDYQKLGFFTDEDGIEKVQVLLVATRKEVTDTYIETFKLAGLNIDVLEINSFALIRTIREQLRQFAPQEAAVLVDIEFDSTEIAIIVDGVPQFNRTVPIGTFQLQSALSRAMNLPTSRNTELLQGMTIPNTPVDSVRTGATGINPGMAALIRVLGELADELRRSIDFYLNQSENLEVAQLLLAGPGGGIGQLDEFFTQRLSLPTTQVDPVAALSLEVDQEIPQVQRPGLGTVLGLGLREV, from the coding sequence ATGCTTAACCGCTTAAAAGGTTTAGATTTTAAAAGCGTTTTTGCCAAACGAACCAAAGGCATCGGTATAGAACTGGCTCCAGAACGCATTAATATTGCACAGCTACGCAAGCACGGTCAGGGCTTTAAATTAACAGCGATGCACTCGACGGAAGTGCCCGAAGGCATATTTCAAGAAGGGCAGATTGCCGATGCACCAGCTTTGGCAGAAATGATCCAAGCCGCAATGGCAGAGACTAAGATCAAAGCCGATAGCGTTGCTACAGCAGTGCCTATGCGGGAATCTGTTATTAGGATTATTCCAGTTCCAGCAGAGCTAGATGATAGAGAGCTGCGTGAAATGGTTTTAAACCATGAAGCTGGCCTTTATTTGCCGTACCCCCGCGAAGAAGTCGATTTAGATTATCAGAAGCTCGGCTTTTTTACAGATGAAGATGGCATTGAGAAGGTGCAAGTACTGCTGGTAGCAACCCGCAAAGAAGTAACAGACACCTATATCGAAACGTTCAAGCTAGCCGGGTTAAATATAGATGTTCTAGAGATTAACAGCTTTGCCCTAATTCGCACGATTAGGGAACAGTTACGGCAATTTGCACCACAAGAAGCCGCAGTTCTGGTGGATATTGAATTCGACAGCACGGAAATTGCCATTATCGTCGATGGCGTTCCCCAATTTAACCGCACCGTTCCTATCGGCACTTTCCAACTTCAGAGCGCTCTATCGCGAGCGATGAATTTGCCAACGTCGAGAAACACGGAGTTGCTGCAAGGAATGACGATTCCCAACACGCCCGTAGATAGCGTTCGCACTGGTGCGACGGGCATCAATCCGGGTATGGCGGCTTTAATTAGAGTGTTGGGAGAGCTAGCGGATGAACTGCGTCGCTCTATCGATTTTTATCTAAATCAGAGCGAAAATTTAGAAGTGGCGCAGCTTTTACTAGCAGGGCCTGGGGGTGGAATTGGACAACTAGATGAATTTTTCACGCAAAGGTTAAGTTTGCCTACGACTCAAGTAGACCCGGTGGCAGCTCTTTCTTTGGAGGTTGACCAAGAAATTCCTCAAGTCCAAAGACCGGGATTGGGTACTGTACTGGGGTTAGGACTAAGGGAGGTTTAA
- a CDS encoding sugar ABC transporter substrate-binding protein — protein sequence MSSRKTWTRLVVCALFGLLLSWVVSCSTTPSISGSQEIEFWTMQLQPQFTDYFKNLISSFEAENSGLIVRWVDVPWSAMESKILTAVAGKTAPDVVNLNPDFASQLASRNAWLELDSKISPQVRQQYLPNIWKASTLNDKSFGIPWYLTTRVTIYNADLFKKAAISNPPRTYEELAQVAKIVKEKTGKYAFFVTLVPGDSGEVLESLVQMGVQLVDAQGKAAFNTPAGIAAFKYWVDLYKNGLLPKEVLTQGHRQAIQLYQSGETALLAAGSEFFGTIAKNAPAIAQVSAISPQITGVTGKKTVAVMNLVIPRDTAKSDNALKFALFVTNNKNQLAFAKAANVLPSTVESLQDSYFKSADANASSADKARIVSASQMQQAEVLVPAMRDLNKLQKAIYENLQSAMLGNKTVEQAVADAATQWNSR from the coding sequence ATGAGCAGTAGGAAGACCTGGACACGTTTAGTAGTATGCGCCCTGTTTGGATTGCTCCTTAGCTGGGTGGTGAGCTGTAGCACCACTCCATCTATATCAGGAAGTCAGGAAATTGAGTTCTGGACGATGCAGCTACAGCCACAATTTACAGACTACTTCAAAAACCTAATTTCCTCTTTTGAAGCTGAAAATTCTGGCCTTATAGTCCGGTGGGTAGATGTACCCTGGTCGGCGATGGAGAGCAAAATTCTGACCGCTGTAGCTGGAAAAACAGCGCCGGATGTGGTAAATCTAAACCCTGATTTTGCCTCGCAACTCGCCTCTCGGAATGCATGGTTGGAGCTAGACTCTAAAATATCACCCCAAGTACGCCAGCAATATTTACCTAATATATGGAAGGCCAGCACGCTTAATGATAAAAGTTTTGGCATTCCTTGGTATCTAACGACGAGAGTAACGATTTACAACGCAGATTTGTTTAAAAAAGCGGCTATCAGTAACCCACCGCGTACTTATGAAGAATTGGCCCAGGTGGCGAAGATTGTTAAGGAAAAAACGGGCAAATACGCTTTTTTTGTAACTCTGGTTCCGGGGGATTCGGGGGAGGTGCTGGAGTCCCTGGTGCAGATGGGTGTCCAATTGGTAGACGCGCAGGGGAAGGCAGCGTTTAATACTCCTGCTGGTATTGCGGCATTTAAGTATTGGGTAGATCTCTACAAAAATGGGTTGTTGCCAAAGGAAGTTTTGACCCAAGGACACCGCCAAGCAATTCAACTGTATCAGTCGGGTGAGACGGCGTTGCTGGCTGCGGGTTCGGAGTTTTTCGGCACGATCGCTAAGAATGCACCTGCGATCGCTCAGGTTTCTGCTATCTCACCCCAAATTACTGGCGTCACTGGCAAAAAAACTGTGGCTGTAATGAATCTTGTCATCCCCCGCGATACTGCCAAGTCTGATAACGCTCTTAAATTTGCCTTATTTGTCACTAACAACAAAAATCAACTGGCTTTTGCTAAGGCAGCTAATGTTCTGCCGTCTACAGTTGAATCGCTGCAAGATAGCTACTTCAAATCTGCTGATGCCAATGCTTCCTCAGCGGATAAAGCACGGATCGTAAGCGCTAGCCAGATGCAACAAGCTGAGGTGTTAGTTCCCGCAATGCGCGATCTCAACAAGTTGCAAAAGGCAATTTATGAAAATTTGCAATCAGCAATGCTGGGTAACAAAACAGTAGAACAGGCTGTGGCTGATGCTGCGACACAGTGGAATTCTCGATAA
- a CDS encoding Mur ligase family protein gives MDIDTILNPFQHFGVNLGLERIEKLLASLGNPHHSVPIIHVAGTNGKGSVCAYLSSVLTESGYRVGRYNSPHLIDWNERICINEKPISTNDLAQLLMQVVETANNRLAREYTPTQFEVITAAAWLYFAQQQVDVAVVEVGLGGRLDATNVCDRPLITIITSISREHWQVLGPTLADIAGEKAGILKLGCPAVIGQLPKEAMAVVKQRIAQLNCPAVFPQPAQHIGEGWAEYEIVEDLNLNPKSKIQNPKSIKYPLPLLGEIQLSNSALAIASLQILQQQGWNISAEAIASGMAKTKWPGRLQWTIWKNRRLLIDGAHNPEAAIALRQFVDTLYPPNSQAQPANVGELDSKTWVMGMLSTKDHADIFQALLRPGDRLYLVPVPDNTSADPEYLATLAKNICPNLASCQLYPDLIDGLEAANLNTNPENLIVLCGSLYLLGYFLQQQQL, from the coding sequence GTGGACATCGACACTATCCTTAACCCTTTTCAGCACTTTGGCGTCAATCTCGGCCTAGAGCGCATTGAAAAATTATTGGCTTCTTTAGGCAATCCCCACCATTCTGTCCCCATAATCCATGTGGCTGGAACAAATGGTAAAGGTTCTGTTTGTGCCTATCTCTCCTCCGTATTAACCGAATCTGGTTATCGCGTTGGACGATATAATTCTCCTCATTTAATTGATTGGAACGAACGAATTTGTATCAACGAAAAACCTATTTCTACTAATGACCTAGCACAATTACTCATGCAGGTTGTAGAGACAGCAAATAATCGTCTCGCTAGGGAATACACACCCACTCAATTTGAAGTAATTACCGCCGCTGCTTGGTTATATTTTGCCCAGCAGCAAGTAGATGTCGCCGTAGTAGAAGTAGGGTTGGGAGGACGGCTAGATGCGACAAACGTGTGCGATCGCCCCCTCATCACCATAATAACTTCCATCAGCCGCGAACACTGGCAGGTACTTGGCCCCACCCTAGCCGACATTGCAGGCGAAAAAGCTGGCATCCTCAAACTAGGATGTCCAGCCGTAATCGGACAACTGCCAAAAGAAGCAATGGCAGTCGTAAAACAACGCATTGCCCAGCTAAATTGTCCTGCCGTTTTCCCACAACCAGCACAACACATTGGAGAGGGGTGGGCAGAATATGAAATTGTTGAGGATTTAAACTTAAATCCAAAATCCAAAATCCAAAATCCAAAATCTATAAAGTATCCTTTGCCGTTACTTGGAGAAATTCAGCTAAGTAATTCAGCATTAGCGATCGCATCCCTGCAAATTCTTCAACAACAAGGCTGGAATATTTCAGCAGAAGCGATCGCCTCTGGTATGGCAAAAACTAAATGGCCCGGACGCCTCCAATGGACTATCTGGAAAAATCGCCGCTTACTCATCGACGGTGCCCATAACCCAGAAGCAGCGATCGCCCTGCGTCAATTTGTTGATACTTTATATCCTCCCAATTCCCAGGCGCAACCTGCGAATGTGGGGGAGCTAGATTCTAAAACTTGGGTAATGGGAATGCTCTCGACTAAAGATCATGCGGATATTTTTCAAGCCTTGTTGCGACCAGGCGATCGCTTGTATTTAGTCCCCGTACCCGACAACACTTCAGCCGACCCAGAATATTTAGCAACTCTAGCTAAAAACATCTGCCCAAATTTAGCATCTTGTCAGTTATATCCAGATCTCATAGATGGTCTGGAAGCTGCAAACTTAAACACCAACCCAGAAAATTTAATAGTTTTGTGTGGTTCGCTTTATTTACTAGGATACTTTTTACAACAGCAGCAATTATAA